A stretch of Bombus huntii isolate Logan2020A chromosome 7, iyBomHunt1.1, whole genome shotgun sequence DNA encodes these proteins:
- the LOC126867647 gene encoding ankyrin repeat and KH domain-containing protein 1 isoform X2: MQNVAQGTTSDSQKHEKSASVHHDIGKTSSTPQSSNSSPTKSETETFSELQPRFMADSSESEEDSVSEVNRVKKTCHIVNKVECFAIDQVELDEGHHLESSKLLLTSEDPERSVDPETQARLESLLEVAGIGKLSSGDGKHLPDHEVLRRITSSVSCALDEAAAALTRMRSDNPRTQNEKRSLVEACTDGDVGTVRKLLTEGRSVHETTEEGESLLSLACSAGYYELAQVLLAMSANVEDRGIKGDCTPLMEAASAGHVDVVSLLIAHGADVNAQSTSGNTPLMYGCAGGHEEVVRVLLEAGANVEDHNENGHTPLMEAASAGHVPVAKILLEHGAGINTHSNEFKESALTLACYKGHLEMVRFLLEAGADQEHKTDEMHTALMEASMDGHVEVARLLLDSGAQVNMPTDSFESPLTLAACGGHVDLAMLLIERGANIEEVNDEGYTPLMEAAREGHEEMVALLLSQGANINAQTEETQETALTLACCGGFLEVADFLIKAGADIELGASTPLMEAAQEGHLELVRYLLESAADVHAQTQTGDTALTYACENGHTDVADLLLQFGADLEHESEGGRTPLMKACRAGHLCTVQFLITKRADVNRQTTNNDHTPLSLACAGGHLAVVELLLAQSANPFHKLKDNSTMLIEAAKGGHTSVVQLLLDYPHSIMMSTPHNATPTPMLLPQQQQQQQQQQQQQQQQSHQQQQQHITHQQHVPHQQHASTQPQSHQQQQQHAADQPQSQNLQPKHNTQKSLLRKNRSVTMMPDTSLTSAEAQQVRSQPAGESIVTTKDDTNILDKGSGGFTNLSEPNISLSPAPAPTPGLNVTDSRKNTRQEQILHKQQIFEELQRVERELQIKGPGHWFCSAKNPVVTQQQQQQQEDSSDPDTLSSGLVCSTSGMPGNSLSHQGTSQAMSLYNAFLRGKRIAQEAQLSLAPTISETFPTTNAFPTSPPLSLATIPVTSSVPLVTSNTSSTTTPSPPSISTPPTVMAVSQPITASSDVSQNTAISDRPKAKPVSKKEGKNIRKASSSVMAGKLQQQQQQQQQANLMAGLQQQYQQKQRQHTYQVQQVHQLQQLNQQLQLQLDQVQVQQQQPQQQAQQQQQQQHQQQQSQSQQQTGVVTANGNNILMPTQLMSHLHPTHSHHLHDQADPDLARLHRDGACPFVAAAQKAKALCTSESVIKLEDGTHIPLDDAFEIFRSISFDDTVDVATEDQEKLELKRLEVTNGKDSQQQQQQQQQQQQQQQQQQQHLQTTQIVQQTTSPYTSQEYFTNPVLPTLPSLQVTSAGVQIQSDISAGLQLTGPQSLQSQAYKDGFLEGFRTHFQPQLLLQSSQITFPTQALPTVSEATGIIDSISHQTNGYAQSTTCSTNQVQVATQTQAPATTTAATIVASDKKQVYTAPTTGKGKKGRYPLLSQQPSCQQQQQQQTANTQQQTPNFPSQNYQLDPTTVAGQYTTGVPTVGGYTTSQVPPASFSCMDVDSETDSNHDTALTLACAGGHEELVELLLSRGADIEHRDKKGFTPLILAATAGHQKVVEILLNHGADIEAQSERTKDTPLSLACSGGRYEVVELLLNRGANKEHRNVSDYTPLSLAASGGYVNIIKLLLSHGAEINSRTGSKLGISPLMLAAMNGHVAAVKLLLDMGSDINAQIETNRNTALTLACFQGRHEVVSLLLDRKANVEHRAKTGLTPLMEAASGGYVEVGRVLLTKGADVNATPVPSSRDTALTIAADKGHCRFVELLLSRGTQVEVKNKKGNSPLWLAANGGHLNVVDLLYHAGADIDSQDNRKVSCLMAAFRKGHIKVVKWMVNHVTQFPSDQEMTRYIATVSDKELLEKCQECVKVIRAAKETQAAKANKNATILLEELDMEKTREESKKAAAARRRERKKKKKLEKKEEKRKLHEEYKKNETNYEDKEENGKKSGDEECDRADDSEHETGDSCERMDSMPSPVNRSPEDPYREEGDSGIDANSQGSCSSNDVKAREKKKEKKKKKANSPNNNEKDTSPQRSPKSVVTQGTTLSQNSITPTKSQNNTTEKRIMTNVSNTVSVSTTSATMSSRSSAVNCGERKLKGQLVFESSRHPADREDFEATGNETYMPGKGKKTYNNQYDGDALNTSTKSNNTTSPKQAGKREEGWKEVVRKGQSDDSGRFMNSPFRSKKVSVPPNAISRVIGRGGSNINAIRGATGAHIEVEKQSKCQGERIITIKGSSDATKQAHTLIAALIKDPDVDILQMLPKSKLTVVTTSSWDKTVSTVASSKAKLGPVNKPQSLTSSSSSTQINKSSYTSGVSTVNQLIPLRSSSTIKLAGPFPTPLPRATAPRLVAAAEKRAQAVAAQMASSSNTKTTMSYTSAIMTAGRATKIVTTSTTQTFAAKLSEITASTHTSTTVMQSTHTTVNKQKSLQANSVTVVSATAAAMAQSSSQQSAVNTSPKHCRPLPTLSAPPTMVSHYSGKSTYSPGSNVAVSPATSTVVAYCSESTVTSTCSNSSIRVSPSPPISSQCQQQLQQQQQQARSPPPIASAIQEQQQQQQQQQQTNNTPLEYSLFNDTFTKVTQQSMWGSRENESQKGMNFATVAGGGGVSVNISGSSSSKFIDSIPPQVDASKAPGYRGTAMCSPVSSKSNNTTNTSATSIGSGGVSSNTGHNPIQPPQFQSSGNYNEHPLSSKPPGSLAVARPVIPQQNIEMGAAMGAQFSRPVFQGELTGTRNATTHQPHVIASTSQPTLDVGLFKGNNIGYEHPNVNSSLLKMVPNEGQGHPLLPFHPHMQNFAQTIAPSASVNTTVSMSRLNPRAPDFSSSLHLNSKPQVTMFNAGSAAAGMHPNMFATVPPPPPSAIQSNNLAMLGNFPLGKYQAPSRATPGNTGISTNGQTRWPFAPPHNNYPPHQDPMIGQIGFSNHLANLSAQPGSIDLITSLENGGSPAISPSSPAQVAQEMNQLKIEDRKVPRPIGTERAWKNYATAGMGPGGDADSINWMLNNEKLVGSWASLAPGIDRHQMFRSNATYNRISNVDAELHHMMESSFQGHVDTQQQPFPNGSATTLSLMPGLTLLPGQFGTPTLTEIPPNEANKMDPPAWGIPDTVQDKQHPAWNKWTH; this comes from the exons GTGGAGTGTTTTGCAATTGATCAGGTTGAATTAGACGAAGGTCATCATTTAGAATCGTCCAAGCTTCTGTTAACTTCTGAAGATCCAGAGAGATCTGTGGATCCTGAAACTCAGGCTCGATTAGAATCGTTGCTGGAAGTAGCTGGTATTGGCAAGTTGTCATCAGGCGATGGGAAGCACTTGCCTGATCACGAAGTGCTCCGTCGCATAACATCTAGTGTTTCTTGTGCATTAGATGAAGCAGCAGCTGCATTGACTCGTATGCGCAGCGATAATCCACGCACACAAAACGAAAAGCGCTCTCTTGTAGAGGCGTGTACTGACGGAGACGTAGGTAcagttagaaaattattaacagaAGGACGCAGTGTTCACGAGACTACAGAGGAGGGAGAGAGTTTGCTCTCTCTCGCCTGTTCAGCTGGATATTACGAACTTGCTCAG GTACTTTTGGCAATGAGTGCAAACGTGGAGGATCGTGGCATAAAGGGGGATTGTACCCCTTTAATGGAGGCTGCCAGTGCAGGGCATGTAGATGTTGTAAGCTTGCTTATTGCGCATGGAGCTGATGTTAATGCTCAATCTACTTCAG GTAATACACCTCTTATGTATGGCTGTGCGGGTGGTCACGAAGAGGTAGTGCGAGTATTATTAGAAGCAGGTGCCAATGTTGAAGATCATAATGAAAACGGTCATACACCTTTAATGGAAGCAGCTAGTGCTGGACATGTTCCAGTAGCTAAGATCTTGCTAGAACATGGCGCTGGAATTAATACTCATTCCAATGAATTTAAAGAATCCGCGCTAACACTAGCCTGTTACAAAGGTCATTTGGAAATGGTTCGCTTCTTATTAGAAGCTGGCGCAGATCAG GAGCACAAAACTGATGAAATGCACACTGCCCTTATGGAAGCATCGATGGATGGTCATGTAGAAGTAGCTCGTTTACTCTTAGATTCGGGTGCCCAGGTGAATATGCCAACAGACAGTTTTGAATCTCCATTAACTTTGGCTGCTTGTGGAGGTCACGTTGATCTGGCTATGCTCCTGATTGAACGAGGAGCTAATATCGAAGAAGTAAATGATGAAGGTTACACTCCATTAATGGAAGCAGCACGTGAAGgtcacgaagaaatggttGCTTTACTTTTGAGTCAAG GGGCGAACATCAATGCTCAAACTGAAGAAACACAAGAAACAGCACTTACCTTAGCCTGTTGCGGTGGCTTTCTAGAAGTTGctgattttctaattaaagCAGGAGCTGATATTGAATTAGGTGCCTCTACTCCTCTAATGGAAGCTGCACAGGAAGGTCATTTAGAACTCGTTCGTTACTTACTTGAATCTGCGGCAGATGTCCACGCTCAAACTCAAACAGGAGATACTGCATTAACGTATGCTTGTGAAAATGGTCATACCGATGTTGCGGATCTCTTACTTCAGTTTGGTGCTGATCTG GAGCATGAATCAGAGGGAGGAAGAACACCGTTGATGAAGGCATGTAGAGCCGGCCATCTCTGTACAGTTCAGTTTCTTATAACGAAACGTGCAGACGTTAATAGGCAAACAACGAATAACGATCACACTCCCCTCTCGCTAGCTTGCGCTGGTGGACATCTTGCAGTTGTAGAACTTTTACTTGCTCAGTCTGCTAATCCGTTTCATAAACTGAAG GATAATTCTACGATGTTGATAGAAGCTGCAAAGGGTGGGCATACTAGTGTAGTTCAACTTCTATTGGATTACCCTCACAGTATTATGATGAGTACACCGCATAATGCAACACCTACACCTATGTTGCTCCCacaacaacagcagcagcagcaacagcagcagcagcagcagcagcaacaatcacatcaacaacaacaacaacataTTACACATCAACAGCATGTGCCCCATCAACAACATGCATCTACGCAGCCACAGTCACAccaacaacagcagcaacaTGCTGCCGATCAACCACAATCGCAAAATCTTCAACCtaaacacaatacacaaaaatcgTTACTAAGAAAAAACCGATCCGTAACGATGATGCCAGACACAAGTCTTACTTCCGCTGAGGCGCAACAAGTTCGTTCTCAGCCCGCAGGAGAATCAATTGTAACCACTAAAGATGATACCAATATTCTGGATAAGGGTAGTGGAGGATTTACCAACCTTTCAGAACCTAACATCAGCCTCAGCCCTGCTCCAGCGCCAACACCAGGATTAAATGTTACGGATAGCCGAAAGAACACTCGACAAGAGCAAATCCTACATAAGCAACAAATTTTTGAAGAATTACAa AGGGTAGAGAGAGAACTTCAAATTAAAGGTCCAGGACATTGGTTCTGTAGTGCAAAGAATCCTGTTGTAActcaacaacagcaacagcagcaaGAAGATTCTAGTGATCCAGATACATTATCATCAG GTTTAGTTTGCAGTACAAGTGGCATGCCCGGAAATTCATTAAGTCATCAAGGCACCAGCCAAGCAATGTCACTGTATAATGCATTTCTTAGAGGAAAACGAATTGCACAAGAAGCTCAGTTATCCTTAGCTCCAACCATATCGGAAACTTTTCCCACGACAAACGCTTTCCCTACAtctcctcctctttctcttgcGACGATACCTGTTACATCGTCCGTTCCATTGGTTACTTCAAATACATCTTCAACAACTACGCCAAGTCCTCCAAGTATATCCACCCCTCCCACTGTTATGGCAGTTTCCCAACCCATTACCGCGAGTAGTGATGTTAGCCAGAATACTGCTATAAGTGATCGCCCAAAAGCAAAACCTGTCTCTAAAAAAGAAGGTAAAAATATCCGGAAAGCTTCGTCCAGTGTAATGGCCGGGAAGTtgcagcaacaacaacaacaacaacaacaagcTAACTTGATGGCTGGTCTTCAACAGCAATACCAGCAAAAACAACGACAACACACTTATCAAGTCCAACAGGTACACCAGCTGCAACAGCTGAACCAACAATTGCAGTTACAATTGGATCAAGTACAG GTACAGCAACAACAACCACAACAGCAAGctcagcagcagcagcaacaacaacatCAACAACAGCAATCACAATCACAGCAACAAACTGGAGTAGTAACTGCTAATGGAAATAATATACTTATGCCTACTCAATTAATGTCACATCTTCATCCAACGCACTCCCATCATCTTCATGATCAG GCAGATCCTGACTTAGCAAGATTACATCGAGATGGAGCTTGTCCCTTTGTTGCTGCGGCTCAAAAAGCAAAGGCTCTTTGTACAAGTGAAAGTgttataaaattagaagatgGCACGCATATTCCTTTGGATGAtgcttttgaaatttttcgatCTATTAGTTTTGACGATACTGTCGatg TTGCAACAGAAGATCAAGAAAAGCTTGAATTGAAAAGATTAGAAGTGACAAATGGTAAGGATTCtcaacagcagcagcaacaacaacaacaacaacaacagcaacagcagcagcagcagcaacattTGCAAACAACGCAAATAGTTCAACAAACAACCAGCCCTTATACTTCTCAAGAGTATTTTACCAATCCTGTGTTACCAACTTTGCCTTCGCTACAAGTAACTAGTGCTGGTGTTCAAATACAATCTGATATATCAGCAGGTTTGCAGTTAACTGGTCCACAATCCCTACAGAGTCAAGCATATAAAGACGGGTTTTTGGAAGGTTTTCGAACCCATTTTCAACCACAATTGTTACTGCAATCCTCCCAGATAA CATTTCCAACACAAGCTTTGCCAACTGTAAGCGAAGCAACAGGAATAATAGATAGTATATCCCATCAAACAAATGGTTATGCTCAATCAACAACCTGTAGTACTAATCAGGTTCAAGTAGCTACTCAAACCCAAGCGCCAGCAACAACAACTGCTGCAACCATTGTTGCTTCAGATAAAAAACAAGTTTATACAGCTCCAACGACTGGTAAAGGAAAAAAGGGACGATATCCACTTCTGTCACAACAACCATCATgtcaacaacaacaacaacaacaaactGCCAATACCCAACAGCAAACTCCCAATTTTCCCAGTCAAAATTATCAATTGGACCCAACAACAG TTGCTGGTCAATACACAACAGGTGTTCCAACAGTTGGTGGTTATACTACTAGTCAAGTACCGCCTGCATCATTTTCTTGTATGGACGTGGATTCCGAAACTGACAGTAATCACGATACAGCTTTGACATTGGCATGTGCTGGTGGTCATGAAGAACTCGTTGAACTTTTGTTAAGTCGCGGTGCAGACATAG AACATAGAGATAAAAAGGGATTTACTCCCCTTATATTGGCAGCAACAGCAGGTCACCAAAAAGTGGTAGAAATTCTTTTGAATCATGGAGCTGATATAGAAGCTCAATCTGAGCGCACCAAGGATACACCTTTGTCTCTTGCCTGCAGCGGTGGTAGATACGAAGTGGTAGAGCTTCTCCTTAATCGGGGTGCTAATAAGGAACACCGTAATGTTTCTGATTACACACCTTTGAGCCTTGCAGCATCTGGTGGATACGTTAATATAATAAAGCTTCTTCTTAGTCATGGTGCTGAAATTAATTCCCGGACTGGGTCAAAATTAGGTATTTCTCCACTCATGCTTGCAGCCATGAATGGTCATGTTG CGGCGGTTAAGCTGTTATTAGACATGGGCAGTGATATAAATGCTCAAATAGAGACGAATCGTAATACGGCGCTAACTTTGGCATGTTTTCAAGGAAGACATGAGGTCGTTAGTCTTCTTCTCGATCGAAAAGCTAACGTAGAACATCGAGCTAAG aCCGGCTTAACACCGTTAATGGAAGCGGCTAGTGGAGGATACGTAGAAGTTGGACGTGTTTTACTTACTAAGGGAGCAGATGTTAATGCTACTCCCGTCCCATCATCTCGCGACACTGCCCTTACCATCGCTGCTGACAAAGGACACTGCCGTTTTGTAGAATTATTATTGTCAAg AGGGACGCAAGTGGAGGTGaagaacaaaaaaggaaatagtccATTATGGTTAGCGGCAAATGGAGGGCATTTGAATGTTGTTGATTTATTGTATCATGCCGGAGCAGATATTGATTCGCAAGACAATCGAAAG GTTTCTTGTTTGATGGCCGCTTTTCGTAAAGGACATATTAAAGTTGTTAAGTGGATGGTAAATCATGTTACTCAATTTCCAAGTGATCAAGAAATGACGAGGTATATAGCTACTGTCAGTGACAAGGAACTCTTAGAAAAATGTCAGGAATGTGTGAAAGTTATACGTGCGGCAAAGGAAACTCAAGCAGCAAAAGCAAATAAAAATGCAACGATACTATTGGAAGAACTTGATATGGAAAAGACGAGGGAAGAGTCGAAAAAAGCCGCGGCTGCACGCAGGagagagcgaaagaaaaaaaagaaacttgagaaaaaagaggagaaacgaaaattacatgaagaatataagaaaaatgaaacaaattatGAAGATAAAGAGGAAAATGGGAAGAAATCCGGAGACGAGGAATGCGATAGAGCAGATGATAGTGAACACGAAACTGGAGACAGTTGTGAAAGAATGGACAGTATGCCATCACCGGTTAACAGAAGTCCGGAAGATCCTTACAGAGAGGAAGGCGATAGCGGAATTGATGCGAATAGTCAAGGCAGTTGTAGTAGTAATGACGTCAAAGctagagagaaaaagaaggagaaaaagaaaaagaaagctaATAGTCCAAACAACAATGAAAAAGACACGTCTCCCCAAAGATCTCCAAAGTCTGTTGTCACGCAAGGCACTACTTTGTCACAAAATTCTATTACACCGACAAAATCTCAGAACAATACGACCGAAAA GAGAATTATGACCAATGTTTCTAATACAGTATCCGTATCCACAACCTCTGCTACAATGAGTTCTAGATCTTCGGCTGTGAATTGTGGTGAACGTAAATTGAAAGGTCAACTGGTATTTGAATCATCGAGGCATCCTGCTGATAGAGAAGACTTTGAAGCAACTGGCAACGAAACATATATGCCTGGTAAAGGCAAGAAAACTTACAATAATCAGTATGATGGCGACGCATTGAATACTTCTACGAAGTCAAACAACACAACCAGTCCTAAGCAAGCAGGCAAACGTGAAGAAGGCTGGAAAGAAGTTGTACGAAA GGGACAGTCGGATGATTCTGGGAGATTTATGAATTCACCATTCCGTTCAAAGAAAGTATCTGTTCCACCAAATGCTATTAGTCGAGTTATCGGAAGAGGGGGAAGTAATATAAATGCTATTAGAGGTGCAACAGGAGCGCATATCGAAGTTGAAAAACAAAGCAAATGCCAGGGCGAACGAATTATTACTATTAA AGGATCGTCCGATGCGACAAAACAGGCTCATACATTAATCGCTGCTCTTATTAAAGATCCAGATGTTGATATATTGCAAATGCTTCCAAAATCGAAACTCACAGTTGTTACTACTTCCTCTTGGGATAAAACCGTATCTACTGTAGCT TCGAGCAAAGCAAAGTTGGGTCCTGTAAATAAACCTCAAAGTCTAACGTCTAGTTCCAGTAGTACGCAAATTAATAAATCTAGTTACACATCCGGAGTTTCTACCGTTAATCAGTTGATCCCACTTCGATCGTCGTCAACCATTAAACTCGCTGGACCATTTCCAACGCCTTTGCCACGCGCAACAGCACCCAGACTTGTGGCTGCGG CTGAAAAACGAGCTCAAGCTGTGGCAGCCCAGATGGCTTCGTCATCAAACACGAAGACAACAATGTCATATACGAGCGCAATTATGACCGCTGGACGAGCAACAAAAATTGTAACGACAAGTACTACGCAAACGTTTGCAGCGAAGTTATCCGAAATCACTGCCTCAACGCATACATCTACTACCGTCATGCAGTCTACTCATACTACGGTAAACAAGCAAAAATCGTTGCAAGCAAATTCGGTGACTGTTGTATCAGCTACAGCTGCGGCAATGGCTCAGAGTTCGTCTCAACAGTCTGCAGTCAATACATCGCCAAAACACTGCCGACCACTGCCTACTTTGTCTGCTCCACCAACTATGGTCTCCCATTATTCCGGAAAGTCTACTTACTCTCCCGGCTCGAACGTGGCAGTATCACCGGCAACAAGCACTGTGGTTGCATACTGCTCGGAAAGTACCGTCACTTCGACTTGTTCGAACTCCTCGATACGAGTCAGTCCGTCACCCCCGATATCATCGCAATGTCAACAACAGTTgcaacagcagcaacagcaagCACGTAGTCCACCACCTATTGCATCGGCAATTCAAgagcaacagcagcagcagcagcaacaacagcaaaCGAATAATACACCTCTTGAATATTCCCTATTCAATGACACGTTTACGAAAGTTACACAACAATCCATGTGGGGTAGTCGAGAAAATGAATCTCAGAAGGGTATGAATTTCGCCACTGTAGCTGGTGGTGGTGGAGTGTCCGTTAACATTTCGGGTTCATCCTCGTCTAAATTCATCGACAGCATACCCCCTCAG GTGGATGCTTCAAAAGCTCCTGGATATCGAGGGACAGCTATGTGCTCTCCCGTTTCAAGTAAATCAAACAATACAACTAATACGAGCGCGACTAGCATAGGAAGCGGAGGTGTATCATCGAATACCGGCCATAATCCTATTCAACCACCGCAATTTCAGTCATCCGGAAATTACAATGAACATCCTCTTTCAAGCAAACCACCAGGTAGTTTGGCTGTAGCACGGCCGGTAATTCCTCAGCAAAATATAGAAATGGGAGCAGCTATGGGAGCTCAGTTTAGTAGACCAGTGTTTCAAGGGGAATTGACAGGAACTCGCAATGCGACAACCCATCAACCACACGTGATTGCCTCTACATCACAACCGACGTTGGACGTAGGTTTGTTTAAAGGAAACAACATTGGCTATGAGCATCCAAACGTGAATTCAAGTTTATTAAAGATGGTACCAAACGAAGGGCAAGGTCATCCGCTTTTACCTTTCCACCCGCATATGCAGAATTTCGCACAAACAATAGCGCCATCTGCTTCGGTGAACACTACAGTCAGTATGTCCAGATTAAACCCCAGAGCGCCTGACTTTTCTAGCTCGTTACATTTGAATAGCAAACCTCAAGTGACAATGTTTAACGCGGGTTCGGCGGCAGCGGGAATGCATCCAAACATGTTCGCCACTGTACCGCCGCCTCCTCCGTCCGCGATCCAGTCTAATAACTTGGCAATGCTTGGAAATTTTCCTTTAGGAAAATATCAGGCACCATCTCGAGCCACTCCCGGCAATACCGGAATCTCGACTAACGGACAAACTCGTTGGCCGTTTGCTCCACCGCACAATAATTACCCGCCCCATCAAGATCCAATGATAGGCCAAATTGGTTTCTCCAATCATTTGGCAAATTTATCCGCACAACCTGGAAGCATTGATTTGATTACAAGCCTAGAGAATGGCGGTTCACCGGCTATATCACCTTCTTCGCCGGCACAGGTAGCTCAAGAAATGAATCAGCTTAAGATCGAGGATCGTAAAGTACCACGACCTATCGGTACGGAAAGAGCCTGGAAAAATTACGCAACGGCAGGGATGGGACCTGGTGGTGATGCAGATTCTATTAATTGGATGTTGAACAATGAAAAGCTTGTTGGATCTTGGGCGAGTTTGGCTCCGGGCATAGACAGACACCAAATGTTCCGATCTAACGCTACTTATAATCGTATATCCAACGTCGATGCCGAACTTCATCACATGATGGAATCTTCATTCCAG GGTCACGTTGATACTCAGCAGCAGCCATTTCCCAATGGAAGCGCGACCACTCTATCTCTGATGCCAGGATTAACCCTATTGCCAGGACAGTTTGGTACGCCTACATTGACAGAAATTCCTCCGAATGAAGCAAACAAAATGGATCCACCAGCATGGGGAATACCTGATACTGTTCAAGACAAGCAACATCCG GCATGGAATAAATGGActcattaa